The genomic segment TGACCCCGAGGCTGGAGCATGTGGAGTCGGCGTCCTGGGCGGGCGTGAGCCGGCTGGTGGTCGTCGGCCGCGCCTCCGGTGTACAGCAGCTGCAGTACGTGCGGACGGACGGCTCGGCGGTGAACACGCCGCCCCTTCCGGGCGCCAACGGTGTGACGGCGGTGGCGGCCTCGGAGGACGAGGACAAGCCGCTGCTCGCCGACTCCGAGGACGGGATCGTCAGGCTTCCGCCGATGGGCGCCAACTGGCAGCTGGTGACCGAGAAGGGATCGGAACCGGTCTATCCGGGATAGTGGAGGCCGCCGCCCGGACGGGGGCGCCTCCGGGGTTTTCCACAGGGGTGGCGGGGCCGCCGGGGCGCGGGGCAGAGTGATCGCCGTGCGGGAGTGGTGGCGGGAGATCACGGAGCTGGTGCTGCCGGCCGACTGCGCGGGGTGCGGTCGGGCGCGTACCGCGCTGTGCGACGGGTGCCTCACGGCGCTGACCGGGCGGCCCGCGGCCCCGGTACGGCCGGTGCCGTCGCCGGCGGGACTGCCGCCGGTGCGCGCCGCCGCGCCGTACGGGGGCGAGGTGCGGTCCGTGCTGCTCGCGCACAAGGAGCGGGGGGCGCTGTCACTCGCCCGGCCGCTGGGCGCCGCGCTCGCCGGAGCCGTCCCGCGGCGGGCTCCGGGGCGGGATCCGTGGCTGCTGGTGCCGGTGCCGTCGGCGCGCCGTTCGGTGGCGCGCCGGGGCCACGACCCCACCCGCCGTATCGCCCTCGCGGCCGCCGCGGTGCTGCGGGGTGCCGGCCGGCCCGGGTGGTGCCCGCTCTGCGGCACCGGCGGAGGGTCGCGGACCAGTCCGGGCTGCCGGCGGGGGCCCGGGCCGCCAATCTGGCGGGCGCCCTGGAGGTGGCCGGGCCGGCGGGGGAGCTGCTCCGGTCGGCTCCGGTGGTTCTGGTGGACGACCTGATGACCACGGGCGCGTCGCTGGCGGAATCGGCACGTTCGGTCCGCTCGGCGGGCGGGAAGGTGGTCGGTGCGGCGGTGGTCGCGGCGCCGCCCAGCGCCTTCCGGAGCCGTGCCCAGGCCCGCGGTGCCGGACCGGAACCGACTCGGGACGCGCGTCGTTACAGGTGAGAGAGGTGATCCGGGCGAGAGAGGAACGGCGCATCCGGAAGAGACGGAGGGCGCAAAGGGGTGCCATCCCCCGTTCGGGCGAGTTATGTTCGGTTCTGAGGGGTGGCGGGATTTATGCCACTTCTGGCGGGTTTTGGTGTGACCCGGCGAGGACAGGTGCGAGTCAGAGCATGACCGCCGACCCGGAGCCGACGGGATGTTGATCTTGTCGGCTGGGGAGGAGGAGGTGAAAGCCGCAGCGCCCGGCTCCACGCCGTGGTGGTGCGGCAGACGCAGTGCCGGACGGGCCCCGTCCCCGGGGCGGCCGTCCGGACCGAGGGCAAGAGGGATGCGCTCCGCCCCGAGCGGGGCGACCCGGAACGGAGTTCTGCGTGGACATCGTCGTCAAGGGCCGCAAGACCGAGGTACCCGAGCGCTTCCGCAAGCACGTGGCCGAGAAGCTGAAGCTGGACAAGATCCAGAGGCTCGACGGCAAGGTGATCAGCCTCGACGTCGAGGTGTCCAAGGAGCACAACCCGCGGCAGGCCAACCGCTCCGACCGGGTGGAGATCACTCTCCGCACCCGCGGACCGGTGATCCGGGCGGAGGCCGCCGCCGCCGATCCGTACGCCGCGCTGGACGCGGCCACGGCGCGGCTCGACGCCCAGCTGCGCAAGCGGGGCGACAAGCGCCGGGTCCACCGGGGGCCGGGCCGCACGCCGACCAGCGTCGCCGAGGCCACCGCGCCGCTCGCCGAGCATCTGAACGGCGGCACCGCCGTGGCCTCCCCGCCCGAGGAGACCGTCACCACCAAGCGGATCGGGTCCCTCGAGGTCCAGGGCGACGGGCCGCTGGTGGTCCGCGAGAAGACCCACACCGCGGCTCCGATGAGCCTC from the Streptomyces xinghaiensis S187 genome contains:
- the hpf gene encoding ribosome hibernation-promoting factor, HPF/YfiA family, which produces MDIVVKGRKTEVPERFRKHVAEKLKLDKIQRLDGKVISLDVEVSKEHNPRQANRSDRVEITLRTRGPVIRAEAAAADPYAALDAATARLDAQLRKRGDKRRVHRGPGRTPTSVAEATAPLAEHLNGGTAVASPPEETVTTKRIGSLEVQGDGPLVVREKTHTAAPMSLDQALYEMELVGHDFYLFIDAETKQPSVVYRRHAYDYGVIHLESDPMVSEPPSGAGGALGG